From Cannabis sativa cultivar Pink pepper isolate KNU-18-1 chromosome 8, ASM2916894v1, whole genome shotgun sequence, a single genomic window includes:
- the LOC133030391 gene encoding uncharacterized protein LOC133030391: MVNLYRKLRKTKEHLKTWNKTHFGKIQQQVANAKKTLDRIESSNNMQIAEFDEARAKLNEALSREEILWRQKSRVAWLKEGDRCTKFFIASTVIRRRKNFIQTLKKENGEWVNDIKVIAKMFIDKFNGTFSKNPFTSSPEENIVCNNLITESDNRNLICIPSAKEIEDCLRSMGHDKAPSPDGMPTGFYLQHWNVVKRDFIDMVTHFFLTMDLPQFINNTNIVLVPKRDCPTGVNDYRPIALCNVAYKCISKVLALRLKHVLPSIISPEQTAFVHGRLIAKTPQSSLGEIVHSMSKKKGKKGFMMIKLDMEKAYDKMDWSFILATLKGLGFHRTFVNWVEKCIMAKQMGLLINGSVHGTLSPSCGLRQGDPLSPALFIIAADVLSRLIAGRKAEGRLEGFKLSREGPAVTHLMFADDLILFGRASLKEAKEFVKCLEDYCSWSGQAVNYQKSTVFFSKGVLVRCATDIADLLNMKRMKKDASYLGLPLFRSLNRSKDMRFLVDRVLQRVKSWKTRLLSKAGRACLIHSVGSSLATYVAASDPIPINVVNTVDKCLRDFWWGDTDEKRKMHLMAWNALCQSKMRGGLGFRSGGVINRAFMTKWAWKALTDRSSVWSAVINAKYIKDQNFLLLDRKRDDSAMWKAILDARMVLEKGICRKIGNGEKTSIWFDPWVPTPNRTPTPLKDVSHGVAWVEQFILRNNRWNSQMVREWFNPTDAAAILNIDLPDERVEDSWFWIGEQNGNFSIRSVCRPINGDQSANTESDMWKLIWNSPLHMRLKFLWWQLFRGILPTKDKLAPFLDGVLGPCPMCKEECETSFHLFWKCNFVKAIWFSLGWGIRTELVTATSWKDWLDWFYKGPNLPPNVEFYDFMVTSLCIVESIWRERNQRVHAKKDTELVLIIDTVRQKILDHVMVASNTVEEVLEWTPPPPSWACCNSNVAISATGCVLSAVIRDDSGTILSITVKTGMATSPKLAEAHAVCLAAEKAIDLGLKKIIFQCDNRCVVKAFDAPLSNCVDFSLQEAKSRFLHACDKMNDWGIVHISRKCNYMAHNIAKWASNSRIMGCINPEVLDESVLDDLTEWDPGDM; this comes from the coding sequence ATGGTGAACTTATACAGGAAACTAAGGAAAACAAAGGAACATCTGAAGACATGGAATAAAACGCACTTTGGGAAAATCCAACAACAAGTGGCTAATGCCAAAAAGACTCTGGATAGGATCGAAAGTTCCAATAATATGCAGATTGCGGAGTTTGATGAAGCTAGAGCCAAGTTGAATGAGGCGCTTAGTAGGGAAGAGATCTTATGGAGACAAAAGTCTCGTGTTGCTTGGTTAAAAGAGGGAGATCGTTGCACAAAATTCTTCATCGCCTCAACGGTGATTAGGCGTAGAAAGAATTTCATACAGACTCTGAAGAAGGAAAATGGCGAATGGGTCAACGACATCAAGGTCATTGCAAAGATGTTTATCGACAAGTTTAATGGCACCTTCTCCAAGAATCCTTTTACAAGTTCACCAGAGGAGAACATAGTGTGTAATAATCTGATTACTGAGAGTGATAATAGGAATCTTATATGCATTCCTTCAGCCAAAGAAATAGAAGACTGTCTTAGATCGATGGGGCATGATAAGGCTCCAAGCCCAGATGGGATGCCGACGGGATTTTACCTTCAACATTGGAACGTGGTGAAACGGGATTTCATTGACATGGTGACACATTTCTTTTTGACAATGGATCTTCCCCAGTTTATAAACAACACTAACATTGTGTTAGTTCCAAAAAGAGATTGTCCCACTGGGGTCAATGACTACAGACCGATTGCGCTATGCAATGTAGCGTATAAATGCATCTCCAAAGTTTTGGCTCTCCGGTTGAAGCATGTTCTGCCCTCCATCATATCTCCGGAGCAAACCGCTTTCGTTCATGGAAGACTAATTGCGAAAACACCGCAAAGTAGCCTAGGGGAAATCGTTCACTCTATGAGtaagaaaaaaggaaagaaaggatttatgatgatcaaacttgatATGGAGAAGGCCTATGATAAGATGGACTGGAGCTTTATCCTGGCTACTTTGAAGGGGTTAGGTTTTCATCGAACTTTTGTTAATTGGGTGGAGAAATGCATTATGGCCAAACAAATGGGGCTGCTTATTAATGGCTCGGTCCATGGAACTCTGTCCCCTTCCTGTGGTCTTCGTCAGGGCGACCCTCTCTCCCCTGCTCTCTTTATCATTGCAGCTGATGTTCTCTCAAGACTGATTGCGGGTAGAAAGGCAGAGGGTCGTCTGGAAGGCTTCAAATTATCTAGAGAAGGGCCGGCTGTCACCCACTTGATGTTTGCAgatgatttaattttatttgggcGAGCTTCTTTGAAGGAAGCTAAAGAATTCGTTAAATGCCTTGAAGACTATTGCTCTTGGTCTGGACAAGCAGTCAACTACCAAAAATCAACAGTGTTCTTCTCTAAGGGGGTCCTTGTGAGATGTGCAACAGATATCGCGGACCTGCTAAATATGAAGAGAATGAAGAAGGATGCCTCTTACCTGGGGCTTCCCCTCTTTAGATCACTGAATCGATCAAAGGATATGCGGTTCTTGGTTGATCGTGTTCTACAACGAGTGAAAAGTTGGAAAACTAGACTCCTATCGAAAGCTGGCCGAGCCTGCTTAATCCACTCAGTCGGATCATCCCTAGCTACTTATGTCGCTGCCTCGGATCCGATACCAATTAATGTGGTAAACACTGTGGATAAATGCCTAAGGGACTTCTGGTGGGGAGATACTGATGAAAAGAGGAAGATGCATCTCATGGCTTGGAATGCTCTATGCCAGTCCAAGATGAGAGGTGGTCTGGGATTCAGAAGCGGCGGAGTGATAAACAGAGCCTTTATGACAAAGTGGGCTTGGAAAGCGCTCACTGATCGATCAAGCGTTTGGAGTGCGGTGATAAATGCAAAATACATAAAAGACCAAAACTTTCTACTGCTTGACCGAAAGAGAGATGACTCGGCCATGTGGAAAGCCATTCTAGATGCTCGGATGGTGCTAGAAAAAGGCATCTGCAGGAAAATTGGAAATGGGGAGAAGACTTCCATTTGGTTCGATCCTTGGGTTCCTACCCCCAACCGTACCCCCACACCTTTAAAGGATGTGTCTCATGGAGTAGCTTGGGTTGAACAGTTTATTCTAAGAAATAATCGCTGGAATTCACAAATGGTAAGAGAATGGTTTAATCCGACAGACGCTGCTGCAATCCTTAACATTGATTTACCTGATGAGCGTGTGGAGGACTCATGGTTTTGGATTGGGGAGCAAAATGGCAACTTCTCCATAAGGTCAGTTTGTAGACCCATCAATGGTGATCAGTCCGCCAATACTGAGAGTGATATGTGGAAACTCATTTGGAACTCCCCACTACATATGAGGCTCAAATTCTTATGGTGGCAATTGTTTCGTGGGATTCTTCCCACCAAAGATAAACTAGCCCCATTTTTGGATGGAGTTCTAGGACCTTGTCCTATGTGTAAGGAGGAGTGTGAAACTTCTTTTCACCTCTTTTGGAAGTGCAACTTTGTTAAGGCCATTTGGTTTAGCCTTGGATGGGGCATCCGAACTGAACTAGTTACCGCCACTAGTTGGAAGGATTGGCTTGATTGGTTCTACAAAGGTCCGAATCTCCCTCCGAACGTTGAATTTTACGATTTCATGGTTACATCATTATGTATTGTGGAATCTATTTGGCGAGAAAGAAACCAAAGAGTACATGCAAAAAAGGACACTGAGTTGGTGTTGATCATAGACACGGTCCGCCAGAAGATCCTTGACCATGTCATGGTTGCCTCGAATACAGTTGAAGAGGTTCTAGAATGGACTCCGCCTCCACCCTCATGGGCCTGCTGTAACTCCAATGTAGCAATTTCTGCTACAGGCTGCGTGTTATCTGCAGTCATTCGAGATGACTCGGGTACAATTCTTTCCATCACAGTTAAGACAGGTATGGCAACTTCACCTAAGCTTGCTGAAGCTCACGCAGTGTGCCTGGCAGCAGAAAAGGCGATTGATTTGGGTCTGAAAAAAATCATCTTCCAATGTGACAATCGTTGTGTCGTGAAAGCATTCGATGCTCCTTTGTCCAATTGTGTGGACTTCAGTCTGCAGGAAGCCAAATCAAGGTTTCTTCACGCGTGTGACAAGATGAATGACTGGGGTATTGTCCACATCTCGCGCAAATGCAACTATATGGCTCATAACATTGCAAAGTGGGCTTCTAATTCGAGAATAATGGGCTGTATTAATCCTGAGGTGCTGGACGAATCTGTTCTTGATGACCTCACGGAGTGGGATCCTGGTGATATGTGA